In the genome of Bremerella sp. P1, the window TCGACAACTTCGTCATCGGTCGAGGTGATGGATGTCACCTTAAGCCTAAAAGCGACATGGTTAGTCGCAAGCACTGCGCACTCGCGGTACGTGATTCCAAGCTGTTTCTGGAAGACTTCGGAAGCAAGAACGGGACTTACGTTAACGGCGAACGCGTCGAGGGCACCATCGAGTTGAAGATGGGAGACGAGCTCCGCGTAGGACCACTCGACTTTCTGATTCTGATTGACCACACCTTGGGTGCGGCCAAACGCTCGAAGGTTAGCAGTGTGAAAGAAGCTGCCAGTCGCGTGGCAGAAGCGAGCGGTATTGGCAACGATGTCGCAAGCTGGCTGGAAGAAGCCGACGAAGAAGAACGCCAGATGCGGATGGATAATCCGGAAACGCGTCAGTTCCGCGTGGACGAAACGCGTACCGTTTCTCTCGACGAACTCCGTGAGTTGGAAGAGGAAGAAGCGGCCAATGGCGACACAAAGGATGGCAAGACCAAGACTGGCCTACTGGGCATGTTTGGGTCGAAGAAGAAGGCCTATGGCAAATTGCCTCAGGTCGAGAATGCTGGCTCCA includes:
- a CDS encoding FHA domain-containing protein, whose product is MQVMLQVIRGPSAGKEFKLPVDNFVIGRGDGCHLKPKSDMVSRKHCALAVRDSKLFLEDFGSKNGTYVNGERVEGTIELKMGDELRVGPLDFLILIDHTLGAAKRSKVSSVKEAASRVAEASGIGNDVASWLEEADEEERQMRMDNPETRQFRVDETRTVSLDELRELEEEEAANGDTKDGKTKTGLLGMFGSKKKAYGKLPQVENAGSKDSQSAANDAIRRLMDNRR